A stretch of Anaeromyxobacter dehalogenans 2CP-1 DNA encodes these proteins:
- a CDS encoding sigma-54 dependent transcriptional regulator yields MMSAHSTVDIAVEAMKHGAIDFLVKPFPFQQLDEAVERALANVRTRRQIATLTSDKRGASALEVVVGSSAAMEQVRSMISRLAGSDTTTVLIEGESGSGKEVVARAIHFRSARADKPILQVNCAALPEHLLESELFGHERGAFTDAHAQKRGLFETAEGGSVMLDEIGDLPPGGQAKLLRLLENKTFRRVGGVQELRADVRVIAATNVNLEERVAEGRFRADLFFRLNVVRIVVPPLREHLDDVPILTAHFVARFDQEMKRQVKGVAPAAMELLKAYHWPGNVRELRNVIERAFILHAGADEIRPEHLPPELRKAAAPGGKRPEKLVPQVTGEGLVLDDVERKLIAEAMERASGNQSKAARLLGVSRDTLRYRLKKHGMA; encoded by the coding sequence ATGATGTCGGCGCACTCCACCGTGGACATCGCGGTGGAGGCCATGAAGCACGGCGCCATCGACTTCCTGGTGAAGCCGTTCCCGTTCCAGCAGCTCGACGAGGCGGTGGAGCGCGCGCTCGCGAACGTGCGCACCCGCCGGCAGATCGCCACGCTCACCAGCGACAAGCGCGGCGCGAGCGCGCTCGAGGTGGTGGTGGGCTCGTCGGCGGCGATGGAGCAGGTGCGCTCGATGATCTCGCGCCTGGCCGGCAGCGACACGACCACCGTGCTGATCGAGGGCGAGAGCGGCTCCGGCAAGGAGGTGGTGGCGCGCGCCATCCACTTCCGCAGCGCGCGCGCGGACAAGCCCATCCTCCAGGTGAACTGCGCCGCGCTCCCCGAGCACCTGCTCGAGTCGGAGCTGTTCGGCCACGAGCGCGGCGCGTTCACCGACGCGCACGCCCAGAAGCGCGGCCTGTTCGAGACCGCGGAGGGCGGCTCGGTGATGCTGGACGAGATCGGCGACCTGCCGCCCGGCGGCCAGGCCAAGCTCCTCCGGCTCCTCGAGAACAAGACCTTCCGCCGGGTGGGCGGGGTGCAGGAGCTCCGCGCCGACGTGCGCGTGATCGCGGCCACCAACGTGAACCTGGAGGAGCGGGTGGCGGAGGGGCGCTTCCGCGCCGACCTGTTCTTCCGCCTCAACGTGGTGCGCATCGTGGTGCCGCCGCTCCGCGAGCACCTCGACGACGTGCCCATCCTCACCGCCCACTTCGTCGCGCGCTTCGACCAGGAGATGAAGCGGCAGGTGAAGGGCGTGGCGCCGGCGGCGATGGAGCTGCTCAAGGCGTACCACTGGCCCGGCAACGTCCGCGAGCTGCGCAACGTGATCGAGCGCGCCTTCATCCTGCACGCCGGCGCCGACGAGATTCGGCCCGAGCACCTGCCGCCCGAGCTGCGCAAGGCGGCCGCCCCCGGCGGGAAGCGCCCGGAGAAGCTGGTGCCGCAGGTCACGGGGGAGGGGCTGGTGCTCGACGACGTGGAGCGCAAGCTCATCGCAGAGGCGATGGAGCGCGCCAGCGGCAATCAGTCCAAGGCGGCGCGCCTGCTGGGCGTGTCGCGCGACACGCTCCGCTACCGCCTCAAGAAGCACGGCATGGCGTAG
- the rpoH gene encoding RNA polymerase sigma factor RpoH — MKRQSVPGTASSLEVYLSEINRFPLLTVEDEQRLARQYCADRDTRAAHRLVTANLRFVVKVAYEYRSYGFRMADLIQEGNIGLMKAVQKFDPDKGIRLISYAVWWIRAYIQNYILKSWSLVKLGTTQAQRKLFFSLARTKRELDKRSQEHGADSDGHDANKVAKKLRVKPGEVREMEQRMEGRDLSLDAPMGDDGGYSHVDFLPSGTASQDDELSGVQEQKVVSGRVVEALGRLDQRERYIIEMRVMSDRPLTLKELGEHFGFSRERARQLEIRAKEKLKEELRALATEIDWPTDGAPVDIDDRALA, encoded by the coding sequence ATGAAGCGCCAGAGCGTCCCCGGTACCGCGAGCTCCCTCGAGGTCTACCTCTCGGAGATCAATCGGTTTCCGCTGCTGACGGTCGAGGACGAGCAGCGGCTGGCCCGGCAGTACTGCGCAGATCGCGACACCCGCGCCGCCCACCGGCTGGTCACCGCGAACCTCCGCTTCGTGGTCAAGGTCGCCTACGAATACCGCTCCTACGGGTTCCGCATGGCCGACCTCATCCAGGAGGGCAACATCGGCCTGATGAAGGCGGTCCAGAAGTTCGATCCGGACAAGGGCATCCGCCTCATCTCGTACGCGGTCTGGTGGATCCGCGCGTACATCCAGAACTACATCCTCAAGTCCTGGTCGCTGGTGAAGCTCGGGACGACGCAGGCGCAGCGCAAGCTGTTCTTCTCGCTGGCCCGGACGAAGCGCGAGCTCGACAAGCGCTCCCAGGAGCACGGCGCCGACTCCGACGGGCACGACGCGAACAAGGTGGCGAAGAAGCTCCGCGTGAAGCCCGGCGAGGTCCGCGAGATGGAGCAGCGGATGGAGGGGCGCGACCTGTCGCTCGACGCGCCCATGGGCGACGACGGTGGCTACTCCCACGTGGACTTCCTCCCCTCCGGCACCGCCTCGCAGGACGACGAGCTGTCCGGCGTGCAGGAGCAGAAGGTCGTCTCCGGCCGGGTCGTCGAGGCGCTGGGCCGCCTCGACCAGCGCGAGCGCTACATCATCGAGATGCGCGTGATGAGCGACCGCCCGCTCACGCTCAAGGAGCTGGGCGAGCACTTCGGCTTCTCGCGCGAGCGCGCCCGGCAGCTCGAGATCCGCGCCAAGGAGAAGCTGAAGGAGGAGCTGCGCGCGCTCGCGACCGAGATCGACTGGCCCACCGACGGCGCGCCGGTGGACATCGACGACCGCGCGCTGGCCTGA
- a CDS encoding sensor histidine kinase, producing the protein MNLLERSYRSLDSSMRARVLVPTALLFAVTLSAMVAAAVHFYGADIESGRQDRAELFATMVSSGVSNVMLSGKPREVSTLLEALVAHRSDLLSASLIAPNGYISISTSPALLGRVPWSEVNRVEGTTVVVGPGGNDAEYAVLQPIVNAESCARCHGTQSHVNGWLDLRFTREPVLEAQAQLAKTLSLSAGAALVCLLGILLWLLGREAVTPLQRLVTVMRRAEAGELSVRADEGRPDELGVAARGFDATLAALRRSQAELEAFYRERMVRADRFAAVGEIATGLAHEIKNPLAGLSGALELLAEDFSDDARHSDIVTEMQHQVRRLTHTMESLLSFARPAKAKLRSTDVNATLEKVLFLIRQQSRDGTLELVPELSPGLPAVLADPSQLEQVFLNICLNACQAMIATRRGGRLTVRSRAGDGTVSVEVEDTGPGIPADLRAQIFKPFFTTKREGNGLGLAISARIVAEHGGHIGYRCPPEGGTTFTVTLQQARPQRAPEHAA; encoded by the coding sequence ATGAACCTGCTCGAGCGCAGCTACCGGAGCCTGGACTCCAGCATGCGCGCGCGCGTGCTGGTGCCGACGGCGCTGCTGTTCGCGGTGACGCTCTCCGCGATGGTGGCCGCCGCCGTGCACTTCTACGGCGCCGACATCGAGAGCGGCCGGCAGGACCGGGCCGAGCTGTTCGCGACCATGGTCTCCTCGGGCGTGTCGAACGTGATGCTCTCGGGGAAGCCGCGCGAGGTGAGCACGCTGCTGGAGGCCCTGGTGGCCCACCGCAGCGACCTGCTCTCCGCCAGCCTGATCGCGCCGAACGGCTACATCTCGATCTCTACCAGCCCGGCGCTGCTGGGGCGGGTGCCGTGGTCCGAGGTGAACCGGGTCGAGGGCACCACCGTGGTGGTGGGGCCGGGCGGCAACGACGCCGAGTACGCGGTGCTCCAGCCCATCGTCAACGCCGAGTCCTGCGCGCGCTGTCACGGCACCCAGAGCCACGTGAACGGCTGGCTCGACCTGCGCTTCACCCGCGAGCCGGTGCTGGAGGCGCAGGCGCAGCTCGCCAAGACGCTGTCGCTGTCCGCCGGGGCCGCGCTGGTGTGCCTGCTCGGGATCCTGCTCTGGCTGCTGGGCCGCGAGGCGGTGACCCCGCTGCAGCGGCTGGTGACGGTGATGCGCCGGGCCGAGGCGGGCGAGCTCTCGGTGCGGGCCGACGAGGGGCGCCCGGACGAGCTGGGCGTGGCGGCGCGCGGCTTCGACGCCACGCTGGCGGCGCTGCGGCGCAGCCAGGCCGAGCTGGAGGCGTTCTACCGCGAGCGCATGGTGCGGGCCGACCGGTTCGCCGCGGTGGGCGAGATCGCCACCGGCCTGGCGCACGAGATCAAGAACCCGCTGGCGGGGCTGTCCGGCGCGCTGGAGCTGCTCGCCGAGGACTTCTCCGACGACGCGCGCCACTCCGACATCGTCACCGAGATGCAGCACCAGGTGCGGCGGCTCACGCACACCATGGAGAGCCTGCTCAGCTTCGCCCGCCCGGCCAAGGCGAAGCTCCGCTCCACCGACGTGAACGCCACGCTCGAGAAGGTGCTGTTCCTCATCCGCCAGCAGTCGCGCGACGGCACGCTCGAGCTGGTCCCCGAGCTCTCGCCCGGGCTCCCCGCGGTGCTGGCCGACCCGTCGCAGCTCGAGCAGGTGTTCCTCAACATCTGCCTGAACGCCTGCCAGGCGATGATCGCGACCCGCCGCGGCGGGCGCCTCACCGTCCGCTCCCGCGCCGGCGACGGCACCGTGAGCGTCGAGGTGGAGGACACCGGCCCGGGCATCCCGGCCGACCTCCGCGCCCAGATCTTCAAGCCGTTCTTCACGACCAAGCGCGAGGGGAACGGGCTCGGGCTCGCCATCTCCGCGCGCATCGTGGCGGAGCACGGGGGCCACATCGGCTACCGCTGCCCGCCCGAGGGCGGCACCACCTTCACCGTGACGCTGCAACAGGCGCGGCCCCAGCGCGCCCCGGAGCACGCCGCATGA
- a CDS encoding VOC family protein translates to MPPALHHLAIQCADLSRCERFYREVLGLEVLRRWPREEGGGDRSVWLALGEGQFLALERAEEAPAPRPWRDGKPGLHLVALRIGPDERWAWEDRLEEAGVQVVHRTRWTIYVLDPEGNRIGLSHHPHDAAGGERP, encoded by the coding sequence GTGCCGCCCGCGCTCCACCACCTCGCCATCCAGTGCGCCGACCTGTCCCGCTGCGAGCGGTTCTACCGGGAGGTGCTGGGCCTGGAGGTGCTGAGGCGCTGGCCGCGCGAGGAGGGCGGGGGCGACCGGAGCGTGTGGCTCGCGCTCGGGGAGGGGCAGTTCCTGGCGCTGGAGCGCGCCGAGGAGGCGCCGGCCCCGCGCCCCTGGCGCGACGGCAAGCCGGGGCTGCACCTGGTGGCGCTGCGCATCGGGCCGGACGAGCGGTGGGCCTGGGAGGACCGGCTGGAGGAGGCGGGCGTGCAGGTGGTCCACCGGACCCGCTGGACCATCTACGTGCTCGACCCCGAGGGGAACCGCATCGGGCTCAGCCACCACCCGCACGACGCCGCGGGTGGGGAGCGGCCGTGA
- a CDS encoding response regulator transcription factor yields MNEHPLVLVVDDDPDILDAICDILEGEGYRVARARHGLEALDRVAEEEPSIILLDLMMPVMDGLAFAQALRQRRNGAARIPIVVISADGNPQKAASVGAQGYLAKPFDIDALLAQVTDMAGQAMPG; encoded by the coding sequence ATGAACGAACATCCGCTGGTCCTCGTCGTCGACGACGATCCCGACATCCTCGACGCCATCTGCGACATCCTCGAGGGCGAGGGGTATCGCGTGGCGCGCGCACGGCACGGCCTCGAGGCGCTGGACCGCGTGGCCGAGGAGGAGCCGTCGATCATCCTCCTCGACCTGATGATGCCGGTGATGGACGGGCTCGCGTTCGCGCAGGCGCTCCGCCAGCGGCGGAACGGGGCCGCGCGCATCCCGATCGTCGTCATCTCGGCCGACGGGAACCCGCAGAAGGCGGCGTCGGTGGGCGCCCAGGGCTACCTGGCGAAGCCCTTCGACATCGACGCGCTGCTGGCGCAGGTCACCGACATGGCCGGCCAGGCGATGCCAGGGTAG
- a CDS encoding DUF4388 domain-containing protein, producing the protein MNPSPFPRRLLVLSEDAALAGLVAGAAVRLGAAAEAVGSGRAALQALARGGARAAVLDLPVADVGAGELLAAFGRAGVPALVVSGVYRGRQGEAALRRLGAREVFEKPFDVDALAAAVARRLGKHGPSPAPEEAPDEVTGALPLPPGEGDPAPLAAPPLPALDLPPAAARPAPPAAHDAFLTPLPETRHARATAPEAAPASAGELSATRVPRLLVALHVGQASGALTLARGPVRRIVVVERGAPVYAASNVAAERFGAVAVRRGAVTAERLEALRRAAPPGARTSDLLVEAGVITPDQRVELLTGLVRAVAWSTFEWRDGTYAFQHGRPPAGRVPLRLDPAEVILDGIRRTASPERLREDLPGAAHLAPVPDPAFELYALRLRPEEARLLALADGTKSVDDLLRLTELPARDARAFLAACRTLRVLDEVERVLASTRRIGFM; encoded by the coding sequence GTGAACCCCTCCCCCTTCCCCAGGCGACTGCTGGTGCTCTCCGAGGACGCCGCGCTGGCGGGGCTCGTCGCGGGCGCGGCGGTGCGGCTGGGCGCGGCCGCCGAGGCGGTCGGCAGCGGCCGGGCCGCGCTGCAGGCGCTGGCCCGCGGCGGCGCGCGCGCGGCGGTGCTGGACCTGCCGGTTGCCGACGTGGGCGCGGGCGAGCTGCTCGCGGCGTTCGGGCGCGCGGGCGTGCCGGCGCTGGTGGTGTCCGGCGTGTACCGGGGGCGGCAGGGCGAGGCGGCGCTGCGCCGGCTCGGCGCGCGCGAGGTGTTCGAGAAGCCGTTCGACGTGGACGCGCTGGCGGCCGCGGTGGCGCGGCGGCTCGGGAAGCACGGCCCGTCGCCCGCGCCGGAGGAGGCGCCCGACGAGGTCACCGGGGCGCTGCCGCTCCCGCCCGGCGAGGGCGATCCCGCGCCGCTCGCGGCGCCGCCGCTGCCCGCGCTCGACCTGCCGCCGGCCGCCGCGCGCCCGGCCCCGCCGGCGGCGCACGACGCGTTCCTCACCCCGCTGCCCGAGACGCGGCACGCCCGCGCCACCGCGCCCGAGGCGGCGCCGGCGTCTGCCGGCGAGCTCTCCGCCACGCGGGTGCCGCGCCTCCTGGTGGCCCTGCACGTCGGCCAGGCCAGCGGCGCGCTCACGCTCGCGCGCGGGCCGGTGCGCCGCATCGTGGTGGTCGAGCGCGGCGCGCCGGTGTACGCGGCCTCGAATGTGGCGGCGGAGCGCTTCGGCGCGGTGGCGGTGCGCCGCGGCGCCGTGACCGCCGAGCGGCTGGAGGCGCTCCGGCGCGCCGCCCCGCCCGGCGCGCGCACCTCGGACCTGCTGGTCGAGGCGGGCGTCATCACCCCCGACCAGCGGGTGGAGCTGCTCACCGGCCTGGTGCGCGCCGTGGCCTGGTCCACCTTCGAGTGGCGCGACGGCACCTACGCGTTCCAGCACGGCCGCCCGCCGGCCGGGCGGGTGCCGCTCCGGCTGGATCCGGCCGAGGTGATCCTCGACGGCATCCGCCGCACCGCCTCCCCCGAGCGGCTGCGCGAGGACCTGCCCGGCGCGGCGCACCTCGCCCCGGTCCCGGATCCCGCCTTCGAGCTGTACGCGCTGCGGCTGCGGCCGGAGGAGGCGCGGCTCCTCGCGCTCGCCGACGGCACCAAGAGCGTGGACGACCTGCTGCGGCTCACCGAGCTGCCGGCGCGCGACGCGCGCGCGTTCCTGGCCGCCTGCCGCACGCTCCGCGTGCTCGACGAGGTGGAGCGCGTGCTCGCGTCGACCCGCCGGATCGGCTTCATGTAG
- a CDS encoding response regulator, with the protein MNSTPARILVVDDEKLIRWSVAERLQRGGYEVLSAESGEQALEMVAATPPDVMLLDVRLPGIDGVQTLQRALSLHPEVAG; encoded by the coding sequence ATGAACAGCACCCCGGCCCGCATCCTCGTCGTGGACGACGAGAAGCTCATCCGCTGGTCGGTGGCGGAGCGGCTGCAGCGCGGCGGCTACGAGGTCCTCTCGGCGGAGTCGGGCGAGCAGGCGCTGGAGATGGTCGCCGCCACCCCGCCCGACGTGATGCTGCTCGACGTGCGCCTCCCGGGGATCGACGGCGTCCAGACGCTGCAGCGCGCGCTGTCGCTCCACCCCGAGGTGGCGGGCTGA
- a CDS encoding sensor histidine kinase: MSAKNGTERTASEGASADAEERSGYLGFVAHEVRNPLSTALWSAELLARMSAAERGGARGEKLTAMCLRSLGRVRQLVEDHFLCERLEVGGLPVRPEAIALRDALEHAAGHRPADVGEVSLDGVEAALAVSADRGLLERVLDALVSAAGRDGEPVRVSARLDGGRAMLRVSGAEAGPGALEDPRKGAAGDPKGRALALPAARRAAAALGGTLSVEEGAFVLTLPGAGAYTARPASPPLP, translated from the coding sequence ATGTCGGCGAAGAACGGAACGGAACGGACGGCGAGCGAGGGTGCGTCGGCGGATGCCGAGGAGCGCTCGGGCTACCTCGGCTTCGTCGCGCACGAGGTCCGCAACCCGCTCTCGACTGCGCTCTGGTCGGCCGAGCTGCTGGCGCGCATGAGCGCCGCCGAGCGCGGCGGGGCGCGGGGCGAGAAGCTGACCGCGATGTGCCTGCGCTCGCTGGGGCGGGTGCGCCAGCTCGTCGAGGATCACTTCCTGTGCGAGCGGCTGGAGGTGGGCGGCCTCCCGGTGCGGCCCGAGGCCATCGCGCTTCGCGACGCGCTGGAGCACGCCGCGGGCCACCGGCCGGCGGACGTCGGCGAGGTGTCGCTGGACGGCGTCGAGGCGGCGCTGGCGGTGAGCGCCGATCGCGGGCTCCTTGAGCGGGTGCTCGACGCGCTGGTGTCGGCGGCGGGGCGCGACGGCGAGCCGGTGCGGGTGAGCGCCCGCCTGGACGGGGGCCGGGCGATGCTGCGGGTGAGCGGCGCCGAGGCCGGTCCGGGCGCGCTCGAAGACCCGAGAAAGGGCGCTGCCGGGGATCCCAAGGGCAGGGCGCTCGCGCTGCCCGCAGCGCGCAGGGCGGCGGCGGCGCTGGGCGGGACGCTCTCGGTGGAGGAGGGAGCATTCGTGCTCACCCTTCCCGGAGCCGGAGCGTATACTGCGCGCCCCGCATCGCCGCCGTTGCCATGA
- the typA gene encoding translational GTPase TypA — protein sequence MTPREQIRNVAIVAHVDHGKTTLVDFMLRQAGVFRANEQVVERVMDSNDLEREKGITILAKNTAVTYQGVKINIVDTPGHADFGGEVERALRLVDGVLLLVDAAEGPLPQTRFVLSKALSMGLPSVLVVNKVDRQDARAKEVLDLVYSLYIDLGANERQIDFPVIYAIAREGKAAHTVQGAFAAESLKPLFDAILTHVPPPPAGERETLQMLVDNLDYDDYVGRLAIGRVASGLAREGMAISVLREEGKVVPAKIVRLYAYDGLKRVEVKDAGPGEIVCIAGAEEIGIGDTIADPAAPEALPRISVEEPTMSMVFKVNDGPFAGREGKYVTSRNIRERLYREAYRNVSIRVEDTDTPDAFKVVGRGELQLAVIVENMRREGYEVTVSNPEPILKTVEGEVHEPMELLVCDLPDDGVGGVTQSMGSRKGRMVDMQPLGSGRTRLQFRVPARGLIGFRGDFLTLTRGEGIMSSQFDGYEPWQGKIEKRKSGAIVADRIGDVVAYACFYAQERGALFVRPGDKVYPGMIVGEHSHDNDLDFNICKEKKLTNIRAAGRDENVILTPPRELSLEAALEWIAEDELVEVTPQSIRLRKKFLDPTARYKIERDRKRGQAEAS from the coding sequence ATGACCCCCCGCGAGCAGATCCGCAACGTGGCGATCGTCGCCCACGTCGACCACGGCAAGACCACCCTCGTCGATTTCATGCTGCGCCAGGCCGGCGTGTTCCGGGCCAACGAGCAGGTGGTCGAGCGGGTCATGGACTCGAACGACCTCGAGCGCGAGAAGGGCATCACCATCCTCGCGAAGAACACCGCCGTCACGTACCAGGGCGTGAAGATCAACATCGTGGACACGCCCGGCCACGCCGACTTCGGCGGCGAGGTGGAGCGCGCGCTGCGCCTGGTCGACGGGGTGCTGCTGCTGGTGGACGCGGCCGAGGGGCCGCTCCCGCAGACCCGCTTCGTGCTCTCCAAGGCGCTCTCGATGGGCCTGCCCTCGGTGCTGGTCGTCAACAAGGTGGACCGGCAGGACGCGCGCGCGAAGGAGGTCCTCGACCTCGTCTACTCGCTCTACATCGACCTCGGCGCGAACGAGCGGCAGATCGACTTCCCGGTCATCTACGCGATCGCGCGCGAGGGCAAGGCCGCCCACACCGTGCAGGGCGCGTTCGCGGCGGAGTCGCTGAAGCCGCTGTTCGACGCGATCCTCACCCACGTCCCGCCTCCGCCCGCCGGCGAGCGCGAGACGCTGCAGATGCTGGTGGACAACCTCGACTACGACGACTACGTGGGCCGCCTCGCCATCGGCCGGGTCGCCTCCGGCCTGGCGCGCGAGGGCATGGCCATCTCGGTGCTGCGCGAGGAGGGCAAGGTCGTCCCCGCGAAGATCGTGCGGCTGTACGCCTACGACGGCCTGAAGCGCGTCGAGGTGAAGGACGCCGGCCCGGGCGAGATCGTCTGCATCGCCGGCGCCGAGGAGATCGGGATCGGCGACACCATCGCCGACCCGGCCGCACCGGAGGCGCTCCCGCGCATCAGCGTGGAGGAGCCCACCATGTCGATGGTCTTCAAGGTCAACGACGGGCCCTTCGCCGGACGCGAGGGCAAGTACGTGACCAGCCGCAACATCCGCGAGCGGCTCTACCGCGAGGCGTACCGCAACGTGTCCATCCGCGTGGAGGACACCGACACCCCGGACGCGTTCAAGGTGGTGGGCCGCGGCGAGCTGCAGCTCGCGGTGATCGTCGAGAACATGCGGCGCGAGGGCTACGAGGTCACCGTCTCGAACCCGGAGCCGATCCTGAAGACGGTCGAGGGCGAGGTGCACGAGCCGATGGAGCTGCTCGTGTGCGACCTGCCCGACGACGGCGTGGGCGGCGTCACCCAGAGCATGGGCTCGCGCAAGGGCCGCATGGTGGACATGCAGCCGCTCGGCTCGGGCCGCACGCGCCTCCAGTTCCGGGTGCCCGCCCGCGGCCTGATCGGCTTCCGGGGCGACTTCCTCACGCTCACCCGCGGCGAGGGCATCATGTCCTCGCAGTTCGACGGCTACGAGCCGTGGCAGGGCAAGATCGAGAAGCGGAAGAGCGGCGCCATCGTGGCCGACCGGATCGGCGACGTGGTCGCCTACGCCTGCTTCTACGCGCAGGAGCGCGGGGCGCTGTTCGTGAGGCCCGGCGACAAGGTGTACCCGGGCATGATCGTGGGCGAGCACAGCCACGACAACGACCTCGACTTCAACATCTGCAAGGAGAAGAAGCTCACCAACATCCGCGCCGCCGGCCGCGACGAGAACGTCATCCTGACGCCGCCGCGCGAGCTGAGCCTGGAGGCGGCGCTGGAGTGGATCGCCGAGGACGAGCTGGTCGAGGTCACGCCGCAGTCCATCCGGCTGCGCAAGAAGTTCCTCGACCCGACCGCGCGCTACAAGATCGAGCGCGACCGCAAGCGCGGCCAGGCCGAGGCGTCGTAG
- the hemA gene encoding glutamyl-tRNA reductase gives MLVAVGLNQKGATVADREVLALPSEELLDALTAFQALDGVDEVAIVSTCYRVEIFAAARCPAAAELSLRHAMEARAGRPLPLFELQGEEAFRHLVRVASSLESAILGEPQILGQVKDAFHRAAEAGAAGKELASVLSRALAAAKRVRTETAVGRAGVSWGNAAAALASKVLGPLAGRRVAVIGAGEMARLTAQHMRDERASVVVLNRTLANAEALAAEVGGEARPLEALEQELLRADVVVSAAPAAPPALAPAVMQRILHARRKRIVMVDLAVPRAIPAETGALPDVYLCDVDDLDRVMKAAMAERAQAAQHAERIADEEVQKFARAEAERRAAPLIQEMRSRASAIAREEVERTLRRLGEDPELAKRLDAMAGSIVSKILHAPSTRLRQAVCDGGANDPLVAAAVQIFDLSAAPAARGDAA, from the coding sequence GTGCTCGTCGCAGTCGGGCTGAACCAGAAGGGCGCCACCGTCGCAGACCGCGAGGTCCTCGCGCTGCCGTCGGAGGAGCTGCTGGACGCGCTCACCGCCTTCCAGGCGCTCGACGGCGTGGACGAGGTCGCGATCGTCTCCACCTGCTACCGCGTGGAGATCTTCGCGGCCGCCCGCTGCCCCGCCGCCGCGGAGCTGTCGCTGCGCCACGCGATGGAGGCGCGCGCCGGCCGCCCGCTCCCGCTGTTCGAGCTCCAGGGCGAGGAGGCGTTCCGGCACCTCGTCCGCGTCGCCTCCAGCCTCGAGTCCGCCATCCTGGGCGAGCCGCAGATCCTGGGCCAGGTGAAGGACGCGTTCCACCGCGCCGCCGAGGCGGGCGCCGCCGGCAAGGAGCTCGCCTCGGTGCTCTCCCGCGCGCTCGCGGCCGCGAAGCGCGTCCGCACCGAGACGGCGGTGGGCCGCGCCGGCGTGTCCTGGGGCAACGCCGCGGCCGCGCTCGCCAGCAAGGTGCTCGGCCCGCTCGCCGGGCGCCGCGTGGCGGTGATCGGCGCCGGCGAGATGGCCCGCCTCACCGCCCAGCACATGCGCGACGAGCGCGCCTCGGTGGTGGTGCTGAACCGCACGCTCGCGAACGCGGAGGCGCTGGCCGCCGAGGTGGGCGGCGAGGCCCGACCGCTCGAGGCGCTGGAGCAGGAGCTGCTGCGCGCCGACGTGGTGGTGTCCGCCGCGCCGGCCGCGCCGCCGGCGCTGGCCCCGGCCGTCATGCAGCGCATCCTGCACGCCCGCCGCAAGCGGATCGTCATGGTCGACCTGGCCGTCCCCCGCGCCATCCCCGCCGAGACCGGGGCGCTGCCGGACGTCTACCTGTGCGACGTCGACGACCTCGATCGCGTGATGAAGGCCGCCATGGCCGAGCGCGCCCAGGCGGCCCAGCACGCCGAGCGGATCGCCGACGAGGAGGTGCAGAAGTTCGCGCGCGCCGAGGCCGAGCGCCGCGCCGCGCCGCTCATCCAGGAGATGCGCAGCCGCGCCAGCGCCATCGCGCGCGAGGAGGTGGAGCGCACGCTCCGCCGCCTCGGCGAGGACCCGGAGCTCGCGAAGCGGCTCGACGCCATGGCGGGCTCGATCGTCTCCAAGATCCTGCACGCGCCCAGCACGCGCCTGCGCCAGGCGGTGTGCGACGGCGGGGCCAACGACCCGCTGGTCGCGGCCGCCGTCCAGATCTTCGACCTGTCCGCGGCGCCGGCCGCCCGGGGCGACGCCGCCTAG
- the rplC gene encoding 50S ribosomal protein L3: MSTGLLAKKVGMTQIFTPEGDCVPVTVLEAGPCTVVRRKTAEKDGYDAVVIGFGVVDEKHAHRLSKPEVGVFKKAGTPIFRHVKEIRVKDAKQLGDLKAGDVLTVDKVFKANQRIDVAGVTKGRGFTGVMKRWNMKGAARDSSTAHEHHRHVGAIGQRKTPGKVWKGKHLPGHYGVDNVTIQNLTVVGIEAEQNVLLVSGAVPGHADGLLFVNTAAKGQPRIKQKQEVRERAKPKV, encoded by the coding sequence ATGTCGACGGGACTGCTGGCGAAGAAGGTTGGGATGACGCAGATCTTCACCCCCGAGGGTGACTGCGTCCCGGTGACGGTGCTCGAGGCGGGCCCGTGCACGGTGGTGCGGCGCAAGACGGCGGAGAAGGACGGCTACGACGCCGTCGTGATCGGCTTCGGCGTGGTGGACGAGAAGCACGCCCACCGCCTCTCCAAGCCCGAGGTCGGCGTCTTCAAGAAGGCCGGCACGCCCATCTTCCGCCACGTGAAGGAGATCCGCGTGAAGGACGCCAAGCAGCTCGGCGACCTCAAGGCGGGCGACGTCCTCACCGTGGACAAGGTCTTCAAGGCGAACCAGCGGATCGACGTCGCCGGCGTCACGAAGGGCCGCGGCTTCACCGGCGTCATGAAGCGCTGGAACATGAAGGGCGCCGCGCGCGACAGCTCCACCGCGCACGAGCACCACCGCCACGTCGGCGCGATCGGCCAGCGCAAGACGCCGGGCAAGGTGTGGAAGGGCAAGCACCTCCCCGGCCACTACGGCGTGGACAACGTCACCATCCAGAACCTGACCGTGGTCGGCATCGAGGCCGAGCAGAACGTGCTGCTCGTGTCCGGCGCGGTCCCCGGCCACGCCGACGGCTTGCTGTTCGTGAACACCGCGGCGAAGGGCCAGCCGCGGATCAAGCAGAAGCAGGAGGTCCGCGAGCGCGCCAAGCCGAAGGTGTAG